From a single Drosophila sulfurigaster albostrigata strain 15112-1811.04 chromosome 3, ASM2355843v2, whole genome shotgun sequence genomic region:
- the LOC133843843 gene encoding angiopoietin-related protein 7-like, with protein sequence MYLLAIFLGIFLGGLSTSHSEFNVNNELDAVENNCAAYCLNLFLKSNEFANNKLKSCEMHSKQMSILQTELVVLKLKEEISEKKLKKADERCTKTQEQLDTDLHSIKNLLYHLTNQSRDEAKRLKEQQKQIGDYRDLIEEKNDIIRVLQSKLEIYEYSAKILNFNVSLIPPAPMIKHEIPEQQIKIYETSCLSMGNSSDILEIQVPGMQPFSVACDGDTAGPGWTVIQRRVDNSEYFNRSWNEYRNGFGDLEKSFFMGLEKIHHITKSQNYELYIHLESFNGSVRYARYNKFGIGNETDAYELKDLGAYSGDAGDALVQNINMKFTTFDRDNDKFYSNCASERDGGWWYNQCARSNLNGRYYESEMDVWAGIWWWNWQETRTLKAVHMLIRPTNTTIVKN encoded by the exons ATGTATCTGCTTGCCATATTCTTGGGCATCTTTTTAGGTGGTCTTTCAACTTCTCATTCagaatttaatgtaaataatgaG CTCGATGCTGTGGAAAATAATTGTGCGGCATATTGTCTAAATCTTTTTTTGAAAAGCAATGAAtttgcaaataacaaattgaaatcttGTGAAATGCATAGTAAGCAAATGTCTATTCTTCAAACTGAACTAGtagttttgaaattaaaagaagaaaTCTCTGAAAAGAAACTTAAAAAAGCTGATGAGAGATGTACAAAGACTCAAGAACAGCTCGACACCGATCTACACTCAATAAAAAACCTTCTTTATCACCTCACGAATCAATCGAGAGACGAGGCAAAGAGACTCAAggaacagcaaaaacaaatcggAGATTATAGGGATTTAATTGAAGAAAAGAACGATATAATTCGAGTCTTACAATCTAAATTGGAAATCTATGAATACTCAGCAAagatattgaattttaatgtttCATTAATTCCACCAGCGCCTATGATAAAGCATGAGATACCTGaacagcaaattaaaatttatgaaactaGTTGCTTGAGTATGGGAAACTCTTCAGATATTTTGGAAATCCAAGTACCAGGAATGCAACCATTTTCTGTGGCATGCGATGGAGATACTGCTGGACCTGGATGGACTGTAATTCAACGAAGAGTTGACAATAGTGAGTACTTTAATCGTAGCTGGAATGAATACCGAAATGGCTTTGGAGATCTGGAGAAAAGCTTCTTCATGGGATTGGAAAAGATTCATCATATCACAAAATCACAGAACTATGAACTATATATACATCTGGAGAGTTTTAACGGTTCTGTTCGCTATGCACGTTATAATAAGTTTGGTATTGGAAACGAAACGGATGCCTATGAACTAAAAGACTTGGGAGCGTATTCTGGTGATGCTGGCGATGCGCtagttcaaaatataaatatgaagtTTACAACTTTCGATCGGGATAATGATAAATTTTATAGCAATTGCGCCAGTGAGCGCGATGGTGGCTGGTGGTATAATCAATGTGCTCGATC aaatctaAATGGACGTTACTATGAAAGCGAAATGGATGTATGGGCAGGCATTTGGTGGTGGAATTGGCAAGAAACGCGCACTCTGAAAGCAGTGCATATGCTGATAAGGCCAACGAATACGACTATAGTGAAAAactaa